One Mycoplasmopsis bovigenitalium genomic window, TGTCATCATAAATGTCTAAAATTTCTCGAATACTCATAATAATCTATTATACTTATAATAGTGAAAAATAATGTAAACTGGAAATTTTATACAAAAAAACCGTTGAATATAACCTATAAAATTGCGGGTTATATATTTTTGATAATTTTTGTTATTTTAATTGGTGTTTGTGCGTTCATTGGTTGAGATAAATTTACAAGAGCTTTATTTGTCGATAATATCAATTTAGATAATAGTGTTTTTAGTGTAAAAGGTGGACTTTTTGGAAGTTTATTTATTTCTCTTGTCTTAGCTGTTTTTACATTGCCATTTAGTTTATTTATTTCAATTAATTGTGCTGTATTTATTAATTTTCGATTACCATCAACTCTTAAAATGTATACAAGGTTCTTTTATAAGATTATTGGCGGACTTTCATCATTAATTTTTGCTCTTTTTGCTCATCAATTCATTTCCGAGTTTACAAAAATAGTTTTTAGACTAGAAAACGGCTTTAACATTATTACTGCAGTTCTTATGTTTATACTTCTTAATTCTGCTACTGTTACCAATTTGCTTAATAAATTATTCCAAGGCGTAAAAGTCCACGATTTAAGATATTTAAATACTCATGGTTTTAAAACAAGTTTTATAGTTCATAAAATTATTTTTAAAAATTATCGAAAAGAAATAATAGATATAGCCTTTATAGCCTTTTTTAAGGTTGTTGCTGAAGCATCAGCGGCAGGATTTATTCTACAAAGCAACAATAGTTTCAGTGGTTTTACAAATGGTTTTTGAGGTTTTTTAACTTCAAATCCTAGACCAGCTGCAACACTTATAACTACAAGCTTTGTTGCAAACAAAGATGTTGCCAACATTAAGGACTTTTCATATGCACTTACACTGCTTTTATTATTGTTTATTACAATTGTAAATGTTATATTCCACCTTTTAAATAAACCAATTCGCCGCGAAATCACAGCGGATAAATTAGTTCATAAATATGAAGTTAATAATAAACTTAAAACATATGAAAAGATTCATTTTTCAATTGAATTGGTAACATTTGTATTTCTAACTTCCATACTAATAATTATGATATTAGCACTATTCATCAAGGGTTTAATTACATTATTTAAGCATCAAACAATTTGAACATTTGAGCCAGATTCTACAATATGAAGCGCTGCAACAACTCTTTATGCCTCAATTTTTGTATCAATTCTTGTTATTCCACTTTGTTATTTTGCCGCTATTTATTTTAATAAAAAACATAAAAATAGCGTTATTTCGAATTTTGTAAATTCGCTACTTAAATTTACTCGTGGTGTTCCTTCTGTGGCTTATGGTTTGTTTTCTTATTTCTTCATCATTGATGTTTTAAATCTAACTCTTGATGCAACGGAAAAAGCTTCGCTTTTAGCTGGGGTAATCAGTGTTTCAATTATGTTTATGCCAGTTATTTATTCGTTTTTTGCAACTCAATTGAAAAAACTTGATAAAAAATACGTAAAAGTTGCTTTTAATAAAGGGATAGATTACCAAATAATTCGCAAGGAAATTAAAATTAAATACATCGTTGTTATGATAATAACTTCAATTGTTACTGTATTTATGATGTTTTTAGCTGAGACTTCGGCTCTATTAATAACAACTGGTACACACAATAGTGATAGATTTTCTTTGTTTTATTCAGAGATGACGCTAACTACAAGAATGATGCAAGCGTTCTTAAGTAAAGAACCCGGGACACTTTTAACATCATACGAATGTTGCACAGTTATGATAATCTTAGTTGCATTCTTTAGCTCATTAAAATATTTTGCGCTAAGAAAATGAGATGAAAAAGTAAATCAAAAAATTAAAAAAATGCTGGCTTAAAAAAGCCAGTTTTAATTTATGCTTCAAAACAATAAAAAATCTGGAGAACCAGATTATTTTATTGTTTTTTCGATCAATGCGACTACATCGCTAATTGATTGTAAATTAATTAATTCATCGTCGCTTACTCTAATTTTTAACTCTTCTTCAAGTTCAAAAACTAGTTCCGCCAAAGTTAATGAATCAATTTTTAATTCTTTTAATAATGAATCCATGTGCACTTGTGTTTTTGTGTGCTTTTGAATTCGAGAAATTACTAAATCTTTAATATTCATAAGATTATTATACAATAACAAAACGATACTTATTATTAATATCTTTTATCATTGAAACTCCCTCGATATTTTTTCAAATGTCTTCGTGTAATGGATTAATTTCAAAAATTAATTTGCCATTATCTTTTAAATATTTTTTATATTCTTTAAGTATTTTACGGTAAAAATAAAAACCTTTTTCTGGAGCATACAGAGCGTGTTGAGGCTCAAACAATAATTGTTTATTATTTTCTAATAAAACATCTTTATCTAAGTATGGTGGATTGCAAATAATAAGGTCAAATTTGCCTTTTACATTAGTAAACAAGTCACTTTGGACAATTTCAACATCATTTGCATCAATATTGTTTACTTTTAAATTTTCTTTAGTTTGTTCAATAGCGTTTGTATCTATATCAGCCATTGTTAATTTAATATTATTAGCATTTTTTTTGATTGATAAGCCAATAAATCCTGAACCGCAACATAA contains:
- a CDS encoding ABC transporter permease subunit; the protein is MIIFVILIGVCAFIGWDKFTRALFVDNINLDNSVFSVKGGLFGSLFISLVLAVFTLPFSLFISINCAVFINFRLPSTLKMYTRFFYKIIGGLSSLIFALFAHQFISEFTKIVFRLENGFNIITAVLMFILLNSATVTNLLNKLFQGVKVHDLRYLNTHGFKTSFIVHKIIFKNYRKEIIDIAFIAFFKVVAEASAAGFILQSNNSFSGFTNGFWGFLTSNPRPAATLITTSFVANKDVANIKDFSYALTLLLLLFITIVNVIFHLLNKPIRREITADKLVHKYEVNNKLKTYEKIHFSIELVTFVFLTSILIIMILALFIKGLITLFKHQTIWTFEPDSTIWSAATTLYASIFVSILVIPLCYFAAIYFNKKHKNSVISNFVNSLLKFTRGVPSVAYGLFSYFFIIDVLNLTLDATEKASLLAGVISVSIMFMPVIYSFFATQLKKLDKKYVKVAFNKGIDYQIIRKEIKIKYIVVMIITSIVTVFMMFLAETSALLITTGTHNSDRFSLFYSEMTLTTRMMQAFLSKEPGTLLTSYECCTVMIILVAFFSSLKYFALRKWDEKVNQKIKKMLA
- a CDS encoding phosphopantetheine-binding protein, translating into MNIKDLVISRIQKHTKTQVHMDSLLKELKIDSLTLAELVFELEEELKIRVSDDELINLQSISDVVALIEKTIK
- the prmC gene encoding peptide chain release factor N(5)-glutamine methyltransferase, whose product is MPTIENLLQEKRRYGLELSVNEQEKKLLKSGMPIQYIMGFIEFSNTKILLNKNVLIPRYETEELVWIILNKFIQNNSNFSVLDLCCGSGFIGLSIKKNANNIKLTMADIDTNAIEQTKENLKVNNIDANDVEIVQSDLFTNVKGKFDLIICNPPYLDKDVLLENNKQLLFEPQHALYAPEKGFYFYRKILKEYKKYLKDNGKLIFEINPLHEDIWKNIEGVSMIKDINNKYRFVIV